A genomic window from Rhodomicrobium lacus includes:
- a CDS encoding M23 family metallopeptidase — protein MTTTARTELAALKGIGIKPTGLKPVYPDGFVCSGLTSLYASWIDVDGTRRSEAHSGVDGGKLGDTIHAPGPGRVVAAWKTNFGWGQEASLLILHSRADLNMSGGPPHYYSEFDHLRWNDVKRFREGEHIVRGQVIGRVATPGSNRSYLPEVHWEIYEVDDPNKIEWVEKANGLKYFLNKKAELIDPLYMLGQNSGIRADKRVDIAPFFGDADYSRFKGFTYILPCRPR, from the coding sequence ATGACGACGACTGCGCGCACCGAATTGGCGGCTCTCAAGGGCATTGGTATCAAGCCAACCGGACTCAAACCCGTCTATCCGGACGGCTTTGTCTGTTCGGGACTGACCTCGCTCTATGCAAGCTGGATCGATGTTGACGGCACGCGCCGCTCGGAGGCGCATTCCGGCGTCGATGGCGGCAAGCTGGGCGACACCATTCATGCCCCCGGACCCGGACGCGTCGTGGCCGCGTGGAAGACCAACTTCGGCTGGGGGCAGGAAGCCTCGCTCCTCATTTTGCATAGCCGCGCCGACCTGAACATGTCCGGCGGCCCACCCCATTATTATTCCGAGTTCGACCATCTTCGCTGGAACGATGTCAAACGCTTCAGGGAGGGAGAACACATAGTGCGGGGGCAGGTGATCGGCCGGGTGGCCACACCCGGAAGCAACAGAAGCTATCTGCCTGAGGTCCACTGGGAAATCTACGAGGTGGACGATCCCAACAAGATCGAGTGGGTGGAAAAGGCGAATGGATTGAAATATTTCCTGAATAAGAAGGCCGAGTTGATCGATCCGCTTTACATGCTTGGGCAGAATAGTGGAATCCGCGCCGACAAGCGCGTGGACATCGCGCCGTTCTTCGGCGACGCCGACTATTCCCGGTTCAAGGGGTTCACTTATATCCTGCCGTGCCGCCCTCGCTGA
- the bcsS gene encoding cellulose biosynthesis protein BcsS gives MKNYSVGAAFALPLMLFLSPVMAQDADEAPPISAALWQGTDIANRSTAVWVGGAYAVNNDLTSHGFLLRADAEYNEYSYFTDDLGKINGKEWQGDVMLGYQLVYTTFSAGLYIGVDIRDDHLNPRDLSNSVRGNEVGFKVDADFETETELPYYIGIDGYYSTAFYSYLARGRVGFKIIEELDNNFKQIFVGAEGYALGNEESDAQRAGGFLKFELSNLLVRTASITLSGGYQFVNGSNNNGLGATSTSTVGGEGGYGMVEFKYLFRP, from the coding sequence ATGAAGAATTACTCAGTGGGGGCCGCCTTTGCCCTGCCGCTTATGCTTTTTCTCAGCCCGGTGATGGCGCAGGACGCAGACGAAGCTCCGCCAATATCTGCCGCGCTCTGGCAAGGTACAGACATCGCCAATCGTTCGACAGCAGTTTGGGTCGGGGGTGCTTACGCCGTCAATAACGATCTTACATCGCATGGCTTCCTGCTGCGGGCCGATGCGGAATATAACGAATACAGCTATTTCACCGACGACCTCGGGAAGATCAACGGCAAGGAATGGCAAGGCGATGTGATGCTCGGCTATCAGCTCGTCTATACAACCTTCTCAGCCGGTCTTTATATCGGTGTCGATATACGCGACGACCACCTAAACCCGCGCGATCTCTCGAACAGCGTGAGAGGCAACGAGGTCGGATTCAAGGTCGATGCCGACTTCGAGACGGAAACGGAGCTGCCTTATTATATCGGCATAGACGGATACTATTCCACTGCTTTCTACAGCTACCTCGCGCGCGGTCGCGTCGGCTTCAAGATTATCGAAGAGCTGGATAATAACTTCAAGCAGATATTTGTCGGCGCGGAGGGGTATGCGCTTGGTAACGAGGAAAGCGACGCGCAGCGTGCGGGCGGCTTCCTCAAGTTCGAACTTTCCAACCTTCTCGTTCGAACTGCATCGATCACCCTGTCAGGCGGCTATCAGTTCGTGAATGGCTCCAACAATAACGGGCTCGGCGCCACATCCACTTCAACAGTCGGTGGCGAAGGCGGCTACGGAATGGTGGAGTTCAAGTATCTCTTTCGTCCGTAA
- the queA gene encoding tRNA preQ1(34) S-adenosylmethionine ribosyltransferase-isomerase QueA, translated as MHLSDFDFELPKSAIALRPASPRDAARLLRVDPAAPEPLSEATIRDLPAFFRPGDILVFNDTRVLSAELSGTRPPRDADAPAVDVSLNLIEREASGAWKAFARPARRLRPSDAIHFETGEQASRLIVVAKTEEGVVIVTAPDGDSVEAVMQRHGAMPLPPYIARQRPADERDRSDYQTVFARNEGAVAAPTAGLHFTPELLARLAERGVETAFVTLHVGAGTFLPVKTDSVEDHEIHAEWFEIGEETAHAINAARARGGRLIAAGTTSLRVLETATREDGFIEPAKGFTRIFIKPGHRFRSADILVTNFHLPKSTLFMLVCAFSGTDLMKRAYAHAVEADFRFYSYGDACLLSRADAQPATVRP; from the coding sequence GTGCACCTCAGCGACTTCGACTTCGAGCTTCCCAAATCGGCCATCGCGCTCAGGCCCGCGAGCCCCCGCGACGCCGCGCGGCTGCTGCGCGTCGATCCCGCCGCGCCGGAGCCGCTCTCCGAAGCCACGATCCGCGACCTTCCCGCCTTTTTCCGTCCCGGCGACATCCTGGTGTTCAACGACACCAGGGTTCTTTCCGCCGAACTCTCCGGCACGCGCCCGCCCCGCGATGCCGACGCGCCCGCCGTGGACGTCTCCCTGAACCTGATCGAACGCGAAGCATCGGGGGCGTGGAAAGCCTTCGCGCGGCCTGCGCGGCGGCTTCGTCCGAGCGACGCAATCCACTTCGAGACCGGGGAACAGGCTTCGCGCCTGATCGTCGTCGCCAAGACGGAAGAGGGCGTCGTCATCGTCACGGCACCGGACGGCGACAGCGTCGAGGCCGTCATGCAGCGCCACGGCGCAATGCCGCTCCCGCCTTACATCGCTCGCCAGCGTCCCGCCGACGAACGCGACCGCTCGGACTATCAGACGGTGTTCGCGCGCAACGAAGGCGCCGTCGCGGCACCGACGGCCGGGCTTCACTTCACGCCCGAGCTTTTGGCGCGGCTTGCCGAGCGCGGCGTCGAAACCGCCTTCGTCACGCTTCACGTCGGCGCGGGCACCTTCCTGCCGGTAAAGACGGATTCTGTCGAGGATCATGAAATCCACGCCGAGTGGTTCGAGATCGGCGAGGAGACGGCACACGCCATCAACGCTGCCCGCGCACGCGGCGGTCGCCTGATCGCGGCAGGCACGACATCGCTGCGCGTGCTCGAAACCGCCACCCGCGAAGACGGCTTTATCGAGCCCGCCAAAGGCTTTACAAGGATCTTCATCAAGCCCGGCCACCGTTTCAGAAGCGCGGACATCCTCGTGACGAATTTCCACCTGCCGAAATCGACCCTGTTCATGCTCGTCTGCGCCTTCTCGGGCACCGACCTGATGAAACGCGCCTACGCTCACGCCGTGGAGGCCGATTTCCGCTTCTATTCCTACGGCGACGCCTGCCTTCTCTCCCGCGCGGACGCCCAGCCCGCAACGGTCCGCCCATGA
- a CDS encoding DMT family transporter, translating into MTDLLTKPAAAVPATAVERPSSDRRLLGIGFMLTAVSFFAFLDTSAKFLGTVEHIPVVEIIWVRFLMNAVLIVVMLGPRGVARAVPSQRPGQQILRSALLLATTAFNFAALQFLQLDQTSTIYFLAPFFVAALAGPLLGEWVGWHRLAAICVGFTGIIFVTKPGFGGIHWAVSLALGSAFCHSLYSLWTRYLARFDAPRTTLVYTPLAGAVIMAPVALWNWQMPPDTLAWAVLLCMGLLGGMGHWFLILAHDRAPAPVIAPFTYVNLLIATCLGYLVFHDVPDIWTLVGAAIIVASGIYLLFRERAPSASAPASSSTVDG; encoded by the coding sequence ATGACCGATCTTCTCACGAAGCCCGCCGCGGCGGTTCCGGCAACTGCCGTCGAGCGCCCATCTTCCGACCGCCGCCTCCTCGGCATCGGGTTCATGCTGACGGCGGTGAGCTTCTTCGCCTTCCTCGACACGAGCGCGAAGTTTCTCGGCACCGTCGAGCACATTCCGGTGGTCGAAATCATCTGGGTGCGCTTTCTGATGAACGCGGTGCTCATCGTCGTGATGCTCGGCCCTCGCGGCGTGGCGCGCGCCGTGCCGTCGCAAAGGCCGGGTCAGCAGATCCTGCGAAGCGCGCTGCTTCTCGCGACGACGGCTTTCAACTTCGCGGCCCTTCAGTTTCTCCAGCTTGACCAGACATCGACGATCTATTTTCTCGCGCCGTTCTTCGTGGCTGCGCTTGCGGGGCCGCTGCTTGGCGAATGGGTGGGATGGCATCGTCTCGCGGCGATCTGCGTCGGCTTCACCGGCATCATCTTCGTGACGAAACCCGGTTTCGGCGGCATTCACTGGGCGGTGTCGCTGGCGCTCGGCTCGGCGTTTTGCCATTCACTTTACAGCCTTTGGACGCGCTATCTCGCGCGCTTCGACGCGCCGCGCACGACGCTCGTCTACACACCGCTCGCGGGAGCCGTCATCATGGCGCCGGTCGCCCTCTGGAACTGGCAGATGCCGCCGGATACGCTCGCCTGGGCCGTTCTACTATGCATGGGGCTTCTGGGGGGAATGGGGCACTGGTTCCTGATTCTCGCGCATGACCGTGCGCCCGCGCCCGTTATCGCGCCGTTCACCTACGTCAACCTCCTTATTGCGACGTGCCTCGGCTATCTCGTTTTCCACGATGTGCCGGACATCTGGACGCTGGTCGGCGCAGCCATCATCGTGGCCTCGGGAATTTATCTGCTCTTCAGGGAGCGGGCGCCTTCGGCGTCCGCGCCCGCGTCGTCTTCGACCGTCGACGGGTAG
- a CDS encoding tetratricopeptide repeat protein encodes MRLSLKALLLSSFIIAPFSVSLCQTADYDLCRDDDSETEARIAACARVIDDTKVPQDFRAQAYLNRGEALADKGDFDAAIADETVALKIKPNFAEAHNLRAWIYFKAGRAREGLPDAERAATLAPSNAHALDTRAHIYEALGRKEEALADYNRALAIDAGLSESKDGVARLQAARPAP; translated from the coding sequence ATGCGACTTTCACTGAAAGCACTTCTTTTAAGCTCATTCATCATCGCGCCGTTCAGCGTGTCGCTGTGCCAAACCGCCGATTACGACCTCTGCCGCGATGACGACTCCGAAACCGAAGCCCGGATCGCTGCATGCGCGCGCGTGATAGACGACACCAAGGTGCCGCAGGATTTTCGCGCCCAAGCGTATCTCAATCGCGGCGAGGCGTTAGCCGACAAGGGCGATTTCGACGCCGCTATCGCAGACGAGACTGTGGCGCTGAAGATCAAGCCCAACTTTGCGGAGGCACACAACCTGCGGGCCTGGATTTACTTCAAGGCCGGTAGAGCACGCGAAGGGCTGCCGGATGCGGAGCGAGCCGCCACGCTTGCGCCATCGAATGCCCACGCACTTGATACGCGAGCCCATATTTATGAGGCCCTCGGCCGAAAGGAAGAAGCGCTGGCCGACTATAACAGGGCACTGGCGATCGATGCGGGCTTGAGCGAGAGCAAGGACGGGGTTGCGCGCTTGCAGGCGGCTCGCCCCGCCCCGTGA
- a CDS encoding plasmid mobilization protein has translation MGNENRTSMLKIRLTKSEMGDLKERADAEGLSLSAWGRSRLLNVPDEAAQIIGTMRRAIILEAAKLEMMPEAELRAALEREAAVNASILSEREGRSPSA, from the coding sequence ATGGGTAATGAGAACCGGACGTCTATGCTCAAGATCCGGCTGACGAAGTCGGAAATGGGTGACCTGAAGGAGCGGGCCGATGCCGAGGGATTGAGCCTCTCCGCCTGGGGAAGATCGCGGCTGCTGAACGTCCCGGATGAAGCGGCACAGATCATCGGGACCATGCGGCGGGCGATCATCCTCGAGGCAGCAAAGCTGGAGATGATGCCCGAAGCGGAACTCCGGGCGGCGCTCGAACGCGAAGCCGCGGTGAACGCGAGCATCCTGTCAGAGCGCGAAGGACGATCGCCAAGCGCGTGA
- a CDS encoding 4'-phosphopantetheinyl transferase family protein codes for MDDFSQSSWSTDFPNLSGISVPLAAFSISLQSGFAVPQPPSGDARQFRRVVCLLIPQAVRHDLQSLSSCLDENDLRDVARYRKHERQMGMAAARIALKAALHELAGRRFEGRAALDKTETGKPLVAHPPGFHASIAHTDQLDAVAVAEGIDVGIDIEATAIAPTEPMLAGFLSKSELTTLEKMGADLRHDLFLKLWTIKEALAKLTGEGLSETASECGISDRGPSFVHVDCTGRRSVVFATRIADLTGGREPGRLALAIDARHLAEVVGLHFSLVLGSGGGRARPPSR; via the coding sequence ATGGACGACTTCTCGCAGTCGTCCTGGTCGACGGACTTTCCCAATCTGAGCGGGATAAGCGTCCCACTTGCTGCGTTTTCGATCTCGCTTCAGTCAGGCTTCGCTGTTCCACAGCCTCCTTCCGGAGACGCTCGCCAGTTCCGGCGCGTCGTCTGCCTTCTCATACCGCAGGCCGTCCGTCACGATCTCCAATCGCTTTCGTCTTGCCTGGACGAAAACGACTTACGCGACGTGGCCCGCTACAGAAAGCATGAACGGCAGATGGGCATGGCGGCCGCGCGCATCGCGTTGAAAGCGGCTCTGCATGAACTGGCGGGGCGACGTTTCGAAGGGCGCGCCGCGCTGGACAAGACCGAGACAGGAAAACCCTTGGTGGCTCACCCTCCCGGCTTTCATGCGAGCATCGCTCACACCGATCAGCTTGATGCTGTTGCGGTCGCCGAGGGAATCGACGTCGGCATCGATATCGAAGCGACGGCCATTGCGCCCACCGAGCCCATGCTTGCCGGCTTTCTGTCGAAGAGCGAACTCACCACGCTGGAAAAAATGGGTGCCGACTTGCGGCACGATCTTTTCCTCAAGCTCTGGACAATCAAGGAGGCACTCGCCAAGCTGACGGGTGAAGGGCTGAGCGAAACCGCTTCAGAGTGTGGAATTTCGGACCGGGGACCGTCCTTTGTGCATGTCGATTGCACGGGCCGCCGATCCGTCGTTTTTGCAACCCGGATTGCAGATCTCACTGGCGGGCGAGAGCCGGGCCGTCTCGCGCTTGCCATCGATGCGCGGCATCTTGCTGAAGTCGTCGGGCTTCATTTCAGCCTGGTGCTCGGTAGCGGCGGCGGAAGAGCACGCCCGCCTTCGAGATGA
- a CDS encoding peptidylprolyl isomerase yields the protein MTSADKENLVLETTKGRVVIELRPDLAPNHVARIKELAEQKFYDGAPFHRVIEGFMAQTGDPTGTGTGGSGKKLKAEFNKESHQRGVVSMARANHPDSADSQFFICFDDASFLDGKYTVWGKVIEGIENVDKIKRGEPVRDPDKIVTARIEKAA from the coding sequence ATGACATCTGCCGATAAAGAAAATCTGGTTCTGGAAACAACCAAGGGACGCGTCGTAATTGAACTTCGCCCCGATCTTGCGCCGAACCATGTCGCGCGCATCAAGGAGCTTGCCGAGCAGAAGTTTTACGACGGCGCGCCCTTTCATCGGGTCATCGAGGGATTCATGGCGCAGACAGGCGATCCGACGGGCACCGGAACCGGTGGCTCCGGCAAGAAGCTCAAGGCCGAGTTCAACAAGGAAAGCCATCAGCGCGGCGTCGTCTCGATGGCGCGCGCGAACCATCCCGACAGCGCCGACAGCCAGTTCTTCATCTGCTTCGATGATGCGTCATTCCTCGACGGGAAATATACCGTCTGGGGCAAGGTGATCGAGGGCATCGAGAACGTGGACAAGATCAAGCGTGGAGAGCCCGTGCGCGACCCCGACAAGATCGTGACGGCGCGCATCGAAAAGGCCGCCTAG
- a CDS encoding peptidylprolyl isomerase: MFRSLMLLALLVAATLGVAAPSARAASPDNTLYLDLKDGRVVIELLPNVAPKHVERVKKLVREGFYNGLTFHRVITGFMAQTGDPKGDGTGGSKYPDLPAEFNSTPFKRGTVGAARAGSPNSANSQFFICLEDAPHLNGQYTVWGRVTEGMQFVDRIKKGAGGDGRVFNPDKIIKIQLASDAR, encoded by the coding sequence ATGTTTCGTTCCCTGATGTTACTGGCGCTTCTTGTCGCCGCCACGCTCGGCGTTGCCGCTCCATCGGCCCGGGCGGCAAGCCCGGACAACACGCTCTACCTCGATCTGAAGGACGGCCGCGTCGTTATCGAGCTTCTCCCCAATGTCGCGCCGAAGCATGTCGAGCGCGTCAAGAAGCTCGTTCGCGAGGGCTTCTACAATGGCCTTACGTTCCATCGCGTGATAACGGGTTTCATGGCCCAGACGGGCGACCCGAAAGGCGACGGCACCGGCGGTTCGAAATATCCGGACCTTCCCGCGGAGTTCAACTCCACGCCGTTCAAGCGCGGCACGGTAGGGGCGGCGCGCGCGGGCAGCCCCAATTCCGCGAACAGCCAGTTCTTCATTTGTCTGGAAGACGCGCCCCACCTCAACGGGCAATACACCGTCTGGGGCCGCGTGACGGAGGGCATGCAGTTCGTCGACCGGATCAAGAAGGGAGCAGGCGGAGATGGCCGCGTGTTCAATCCGGACAAGATCATCAAGATTCAGCTTGCGTCGGACGCCCGCTGA
- a CDS encoding NAD(P)-dependent oxidoreductase → MKIIVFGATGGTGRATVEKILADGHQVTALVRDPSKLPADNALTVVKGDALSAEDVARVLPGHDVCVISLGNSRSTQGRKRTINPHICEYGTRNILAVAEPGLRLIAVTAFGIGDTRDKKSFLFSIAAALFMRAILADKEKQEAAIKAAPNDFVLVQPVGLTNGPATGNYLASADRKARKMTISRADVADFIAKEIASPEHHRQTVALSG, encoded by the coding sequence ATGAAAATCATTGTCTTTGGAGCGACGGGCGGTACTGGCCGCGCGACCGTTGAGAAAATTCTCGCCGACGGGCATCAGGTGACGGCCCTCGTGCGCGACCCGTCGAAATTGCCGGCCGACAACGCACTCACCGTCGTCAAGGGCGACGCGCTGTCCGCCGAGGATGTTGCGCGGGTGCTTCCGGGCCACGACGTCTGCGTCATCAGCCTCGGAAATTCCCGCAGCACGCAGGGAAGAAAGCGTACGATCAATCCCCACATCTGCGAATATGGAACGCGCAATATCCTCGCTGTCGCCGAGCCCGGCTTGCGGCTGATCGCGGTGACAGCCTTCGGCATCGGCGATACGCGGGACAAGAAGTCGTTCCTGTTCTCCATTGCTGCGGCATTGTTCATGCGAGCGATCCTCGCCGACAAGGAAAAGCAGGAAGCCGCGATCAAGGCAGCGCCGAACGATTTCGTTCTGGTCCAGCCGGTTGGGCTGACGAACGGCCCGGCGACGGGGAATTATCTCGCCAGCGCCGACCGCAAGGCGCGCAAGATGACCATCTCGCGCGCGGATGTCGCCGACTTCATAGCGAAGGAAATAGCCTCGCCCGAACATCACCGGCAGACGGTAGCTCTGTCCGGCTGA
- the tgt gene encoding tRNA guanosine(34) transglycosylase Tgt, with amino-acid sequence MTQPFSYKLIAQDGAARLGEIATPRGVIRTPAFMPVGTTASVKAVFLDDVKAAGSDIILGNTYHLMLRPGAERIAKLGGLHSFMRWDGPILTDSGGFQVMSLAQLRKLTEKGVTFRSHIDGAMHELTPERSIEVQNLLGSDVQMQFDECTPFPATFEEAESSMRLSLRWAERSLAAFAQYGQPGRALFGIVQGSVYPELRKESAAKLTSMDFHGYSVGGLAVGEGQRAMFETLDFTTPLLPTNKPRYLMGVGTPSDIVGAVERGIDMFDCVMPTRSGRHGQAFTWAGKLNIKNAAHIEELRPLDETSTCPASRDYSRAYIHHLFRSGEYLAPMILSWANIGFYQELMAAIRKSIAEGTFADVAARVRAVYPSTVEDDAGADAEGARSLKSR; translated from the coding sequence ATGACGCAACCCTTTTCCTACAAGCTCATCGCGCAGGACGGCGCGGCGCGGCTCGGCGAAATCGCAACGCCTCGCGGCGTCATCCGCACGCCCGCCTTCATGCCGGTCGGCACGACCGCGTCGGTGAAGGCGGTCTTCCTCGACGATGTGAAGGCGGCAGGGTCCGACATCATCCTCGGCAACACCTATCATCTGATGCTGCGCCCCGGCGCGGAGCGCATCGCGAAGCTCGGCGGACTTCACAGCTTCATGCGCTGGGACGGCCCGATCCTCACCGATTCCGGCGGCTTTCAGGTGATGTCGCTCGCGCAGCTTCGGAAGCTGACCGAGAAAGGCGTGACGTTCCGCTCGCATATCGACGGCGCGATGCATGAATTGACGCCCGAGCGCTCCATCGAGGTGCAGAACCTTCTCGGCTCCGACGTCCAGATGCAGTTCGACGAGTGCACCCCGTTCCCCGCGACGTTCGAGGAAGCGGAAAGCTCGATGCGCCTGTCGCTCAGATGGGCGGAGCGCTCGCTCGCGGCGTTCGCGCAGTACGGCCAGCCGGGCCGCGCGCTGTTTGGGATCGTGCAGGGCAGCGTCTATCCCGAGCTTCGCAAAGAGTCGGCGGCGAAGCTGACGTCGATGGATTTTCACGGCTATTCGGTCGGCGGGCTCGCGGTCGGCGAAGGCCAACGCGCCATGTTCGAGACGCTCGATTTCACCACGCCGCTTTTGCCCACGAACAAGCCGCGCTATCTCATGGGCGTCGGCACGCCGTCGGACATCGTGGGCGCCGTCGAGCGCGGCATCGACATGTTCGACTGCGTGATGCCGACGCGTTCCGGCCGCCACGGACAGGCGTTCACATGGGCGGGCAAGCTCAACATCAAGAACGCCGCGCATATCGAGGAACTGCGCCCGCTCGACGAGACGAGCACATGTCCCGCCTCGCGCGATTATTCCCGCGCCTACATCCACCATCTTTTCCGCTCGGGCGAGTATCTCGCGCCGATGATCCTGTCGTGGGCTAACATCGGCTTTTATCAGGAGCTTATGGCCGCGATCCGGAAGTCCATCGCGGAGGGCACCTTCGCCGATGTCGCCGCTCGCGTGCGCGCCGTCTACCCGTCGACGGTCGAAGACGACGCGGGCGCGGACGCCGAAGGCGCCCGCTCCCTGAAGAGCAGATAA
- the coaD gene encoding pantetheine-phosphate adenylyltransferase — translation MPCGFYAGSFDPPTLGHRDIMARGLALFDRLVVGVGVHPSKAPLFTAEERAEMLRDELSSLGVGERGTVVFFDGLTVDAARAHDASFMLRGVRDAADLGYETQLFGMNRAMAPDIDTVFLAATPGFAHITATLVRQIAQLGGDVSPFVSPYVLGRILEKTGRPAGGRNPAPNAR, via the coding sequence ATGCCTTGCGGTTTCTACGCCGGCAGCTTCGACCCGCCAACGCTCGGCCATCGGGATATCATGGCGCGCGGTCTGGCGCTGTTCGACCGGCTGGTGGTCGGCGTGGGCGTCCACCCGTCGAAAGCGCCGCTTTTCACAGCGGAGGAGCGCGCGGAGATGCTGCGCGACGAGCTTTCGAGCCTCGGCGTCGGTGAGCGGGGAACAGTGGTTTTTTTCGACGGGCTGACGGTCGACGCGGCGCGGGCGCATGATGCGTCGTTCATGCTGCGCGGCGTGCGCGACGCCGCGGATCTCGGCTACGAGACGCAGCTTTTCGGCATGAACCGGGCCATGGCGCCAGACATCGACACGGTGTTCCTTGCTGCCACGCCGGGCTTTGCCCATATCACCGCGACACTTGTCCGTCAGATCGCACAGCTCGGCGGAGATGTGTCGCCGTTCGTGTCACCTTATGTGCTCGGGCGGATTCTCGAAAAGACGGGGCGCCCCGCCGGTGGCCGCAATCCCGCCCCGAACGCGCGATAG
- the traI gene encoding TraI/MobA(P) family conjugative relaxase, with translation MKRGVASSYTGLATYILGPKGARRTEVIARLSDYILDKAGAGGRVGGIRITNCGTDEPDWALSDIIATQKRNTRASADKTYHLVVSFADNERPSDEVLEKIEERLVAAIGLEAHQRMSAVHIDTDHLHMHIAINKIHPTTFRMHEPYFDQRKLMTECERLEKEFGLFRTNHGRSTDPQPVEVTRAFRAELQKNGVGLAMLDGAASWDDVQRRFTERKLVLKQRGAGLCVEDENGRRVRASTVDRAFGIGQMVQRFGPYPGNERAGAPSRPAIQRDPVDNRLWAHYHIDRITKRRAREKALQRIRKEANDAFQPALDTYKRLRSRNANGRPPKGRRDRLSKLREELTRRAREIAQDMSVKQDAISRAWPRWSFDEYLANAAQQGNGDALALLQRRNKEQAALDAAFISAASGADARRIVYRHLKPYVLKNGSSVYYLRDGGKAIDRADRIYVPEVSLQAAYLALDLGATRFGGQPLRIEGSAEFKAAVVKAAAVSGLQITLEDPRLEAQRQAALAERQDILDDYIARRNDRTARSPGFPPHRLLSPTGRGPFVYRGRRTLKDGRPVIVLQQGDMWFIKPITLQEAEAFAQVTCGAKLQRLEQVTEKQKGRTRI, from the coding sequence GTGAAGCGGGGCGTTGCGTCGAGCTATACGGGACTCGCGACCTATATCCTCGGCCCGAAAGGCGCGCGCCGCACGGAGGTGATCGCGCGGCTGTCCGATTATATCCTTGACAAGGCCGGCGCGGGCGGTCGCGTCGGCGGCATCCGCATCACCAATTGCGGCACCGACGAGCCGGACTGGGCGCTCTCCGACATCATCGCGACGCAGAAGCGCAACACGCGCGCCAGTGCCGACAAGACCTACCACCTCGTCGTCAGCTTCGCAGACAATGAGCGGCCCAGCGACGAGGTGCTGGAAAAGATCGAAGAGCGGCTCGTTGCCGCCATCGGGCTCGAAGCGCATCAACGCATGTCGGCGGTCCACATCGACACCGACCACCTCCACATGCACATCGCCATCAACAAGATCCACCCGACGACATTTCGGATGCACGAGCCGTATTTCGACCAGAGAAAGCTCATGACGGAGTGCGAGCGGCTGGAAAAGGAATTCGGCCTCTTTCGCACGAACCATGGGCGTTCGACCGACCCGCAGCCGGTTGAGGTGACGCGAGCGTTCAGGGCGGAGCTTCAAAAGAATGGCGTCGGCCTTGCCATGCTCGACGGCGCGGCGAGTTGGGATGACGTGCAGCGGCGCTTCACCGAGCGGAAGCTGGTGCTCAAGCAACGGGGCGCCGGGCTTTGCGTGGAGGACGAGAACGGGCGCCGCGTGCGCGCCAGCACGGTCGACCGCGCTTTCGGCATCGGCCAGATGGTGCAGCGGTTCGGGCCGTATCCGGGCAACGAACGCGCGGGTGCTCCAAGCCGCCCGGCAATCCAGCGCGATCCGGTCGACAACCGCCTTTGGGCGCACTATCACATCGACCGCATCACGAAGCGCCGCGCCCGCGAGAAGGCACTTCAACGCATCAGGAAGGAAGCGAACGACGCCTTTCAGCCAGCGCTTGACACCTACAAGCGCCTGCGGTCGCGGAACGCCAACGGCAGGCCGCCGAAAGGCAGGCGGGATCGGTTGAGCAAACTTCGCGAGGAACTGACGAGGCGGGCTCGCGAAATCGCGCAAGACATGTCGGTGAAGCAGGATGCCATCAGCCGCGCCTGGCCGCGATGGAGCTTCGACGAGTATCTGGCCAACGCCGCGCAACAGGGCAATGGCGACGCGCTGGCGCTGCTTCAGCGCCGCAACAAGGAGCAGGCGGCGCTCGACGCCGCATTCATTTCAGCCGCAAGCGGCGCCGACGCGCGCCGCATCGTCTACCGCCATCTGAAGCCGTATGTACTGAAAAACGGTTCTTCGGTTTATTACCTGCGCGACGGCGGCAAGGCCATCGACCGCGCCGACAGGATCTATGTGCCCGAGGTTTCGCTGCAAGCCGCCTATCTTGCCCTCGATCTCGGTGCGACCCGGTTCGGCGGCCAGCCGCTCAGGATCGAGGGATCGGCGGAGTTCAAGGCGGCGGTCGTCAAGGCAGCCGCCGTTTCGGGCCTTCAGATTACGCTCGAAGATCCGCGCCTCGAGGCGCAGAGGCAAGCGGCACTTGCCGAGCGGCAAGACATCCTCGACGACTACATCGCGCGGCGCAATGACCGCACGGCGCGAAGCCCCGGCTTTCCGCCGCATCGGCTGCTTTCGCCGACAGGTCGGGGTCCGTTCGTCTATCGGGGCCGAAGAACGCTTAAGGACGGTCGCCCGGTAATCGTGCTCCAGCAAGGCGACATGTGGTTCATAAAGCCCATCACCCTTCAAGAAGCCGAAGCCTTCGCGCAAGTAACGTGTGGAGCAAAACTGCAACGGCTGGAACAGGTCACGGAAAAACAGAAAGGGCGGACGCGGATATAA